The Diabrotica virgifera virgifera chromosome 4, PGI_DIABVI_V3a genome segment TGTTGCAGCGATAACTACGTACCTTGTTGTTTTACTACAATTCCAATAGATTCCAGTTATTCATTAGGTACAAAATTAATTCTACAAAAATGCACGCACAAAAAATCTCTTATTGGCGACTTAAGCCGGTCCTGCATGAAATGATTTTCTTCATTCCTTAGTTTTAGAAAACATTATATACACGCGACTGTGTATTGTGTATTGCATAACCTTAAGGATTATTTAATCAATATGTAAACAATCCCTTTTCATATAAATACAATAATACAAATTACATTGTTTTGATTAGTACAGTTTCAAGTAAGTAGTCTCTCGGTAGCCGCCGAAGAGACAAGACGTGCAGAGTGCGGACGAGCAGCAGTAGCAGCGCAACAAGTCGAGGAGAGGGAAGTGCTTTGGTGTAACGTACTTCTTAGTACGGCTGTGAATGTAAGCACAGCAACACTAGAGCGCTCGCTCTCGCTAGACGCGAAGACGTGGAAGCAGAGGCAAAAGCCAACCTCTTGGATGTGGTGAAACTCAGGAAGTTTGATTTCATTGAATTTTCTGAGACATTGCAAACAAGGGTTGGAAAGCAGAATAAGCAATAGcgggctcgacgtgagcccgCTACGGGATACTCTCTGTGCCTCCGTTAGGAATGGGTACAGTTTAAAACACTGTGcctcgacactgcaaggtgtagttatttagaatacatcttgcagccccggcccctaaggtcagagagttgagaaaatcaagaggatcccgtacctagttctgtctaggtacgagaactaccgcgctgttgtgcagggagccaaccctgaagtcGATGTGGTGTCGGGCCAATCGGCTGAAAAAAAGGCTTCTTCTAAAAGTTAGGTTACCGCTCCCAACCAAAGATGACACGAGTCAGATCTCGGTCACCCCCCAGATCCAAGGCGCTTTCCCCGCCAAGATATGCAGACTCTAAAGAGTCCCTCCTGTTACAGCACCCTGAAGAGAGCAGCGATGACCACTCGAGCGACCAGGAAGATGGAAAAGACGGTTTTACGATCCAAAATCGTAgaacaagaaaaaagaaaaagaagtcaaAAGGCAAGGACTCCACGCAGAACGTCGAGACCACCGAGAACGTCACCGAAGCCACCCAGGAAGTCGAGGAttcccagaacatcgaggccacccAGGAAGTCGAGGACATGGACGAAGACGTCCCAGGCGCCGAAGGCGGGGGCACTACCAAACGTCAGCGGGTTGAAGAGGATGCCGCCAGCGAAGACGAGCTGACAAGGGCCAACGAAGAAATCAACCGACTCAGAACCCTGATGAAAGAATTTGCAGCAAACGTtgatgcaaacaacaaaaaatatgaagagGTGATCGCACAACAGAAGGCAGAGATCAAAGAGCTGAATACGGAGATTCGACGAATGAGCGAAAAGATGGATGCCAGATTCGACGAGTTGATAGCTCTCCAGAAACAACTCGCAAAGAAACCGGAGAAGAAAAACCCCGAAAAGACGGACAAAAAACCACCAGTAGAGCAGCCTGCCACCAAAAAGATGACCACCGAGCAGACTCGACCACCCAGCCAGAAGGCTACCACCTCGACGAAGGAGGCGTCCacccaacagaggaaaaagagaaAGGAAGAGTTTCCACCCCTGGTGACACTAACCGACGAGGAAGACGCCACATGGACGTCTAACCAAGAAAAAGCCATGAAACTAGCTCCCCA includes the following:
- the LOC126883413 gene encoding uncharacterized protein LOC126883413, with the protein product MTRVRSRSPPRSKALSPPRYADSKESLLLQHPEESSDDHSSDQEDGKDGFTIQNRRTRKKKKKSKGKDSTQNVETTENVTEATQEVEDSQNIEATQEVEDMDEDVPGAEGGGTTKRQRVEEDAASEDELTRANEEINRLRTLMKEFAANVDANNKKYEEVIAQQKAEIKELNTEIRRMSEKMDARFDELIALQKQLAKKPEKKNPEKTDKKPPVEQPATKKMTTDDNKD